The proteins below are encoded in one region of Gemmatimonadota bacterium:
- the fni gene encoding type 2 isopentenyl-diphosphate Delta-isomerase — protein MSAAESSTRDLLARDRKAEHIQIALERSVQLESRYFDEWAFEHVALPEMAADEIDTEVDFLGKRLSAPLLVSCMTGGTEAAARINRHLAEAAEKAGVAMGVGSQRKALEDPGQVDSFRVRDVAPTVPVLANLGAVQLNYGYGFDECQAAVDMIGADALVFHLNVLQEALQPEGQTDFRGLLDGMAAVAERLDVPVAVKEVGCGLSGAVGRALVERGITILDTAGLGGTSWARIEARRSGDVELGEMFADWGIPTPESIRQLADIDGATVIGSGGLRSGLDAAKAIGLGAAMAAMAYPFLEPATESAEAVGRKIGRIVEELRISMLCVGARDVTELQAAKLVKRSMP, from the coding sequence GTGAGCGCGGCCGAGTCGTCGACGCGCGATCTGCTCGCGCGCGATCGCAAGGCCGAGCACATTCAGATCGCCCTCGAGCGGTCGGTTCAACTGGAGAGCCGATACTTCGACGAGTGGGCGTTCGAGCACGTCGCGCTGCCCGAAATGGCGGCCGACGAAATCGACACCGAAGTGGACTTCCTGGGCAAGCGCTTGTCGGCTCCGCTCCTGGTGTCGTGCATGACCGGTGGCACCGAGGCGGCGGCCCGCATCAACAGGCACCTCGCCGAGGCGGCCGAGAAGGCCGGCGTCGCGATGGGCGTGGGATCGCAACGCAAGGCCTTGGAGGATCCGGGGCAGGTGGACAGTTTCCGGGTGCGTGACGTAGCTCCCACCGTGCCGGTTCTGGCCAACCTCGGCGCGGTGCAGTTGAACTACGGCTACGGCTTCGATGAGTGCCAGGCCGCGGTGGACATGATCGGCGCGGATGCGCTGGTCTTCCATCTCAACGTGCTGCAGGAAGCGTTGCAACCCGAAGGGCAGACCGATTTCCGTGGCCTGCTCGACGGGATGGCCGCGGTGGCGGAGCGGCTGGACGTTCCGGTCGCGGTAAAGGAGGTAGGTTGCGGGTTGTCCGGCGCGGTCGGTCGCGCGCTGGTAGAGCGTGGGATCACCATCCTCGATACCGCCGGGCTCGGCGGCACGAGTTGGGCGCGTATCGAGGCACGAAGGTCCGGCGACGTGGAGTTGGGAGAGATGTTCGCGGACTGGGGTATCCCGACACCCGAGTCGATCCGCCAGCTCGCGGACATCGACGGAGCGACCGTCATCGGCAGCGGTGGGCTGCGCAGCGGGCTGGACGCCGCCAAGGCGATCGGTCTCGGAGCGGCCATGGCCGCGATGGCGTATCCGTTTCTGGAGCCGGCCACCGAGTCGGCGGAGGCGGTCGGTCGCAAGATCGGTCGAATCGTAGAGGAGTTGCGCATCTCGATGCTGTGCGTCGGTGCGCGTGACGTGACGGAATTGCAGGCCGCGAAACTGGTGAAGAGGTCGATGCCGTGA
- the hpnA gene encoding hopanoid-associated sugar epimerase, with protein sequence MTGGTGFIGAHVVRALLARGTTVRCLVRPSSRLDNLRDLDVELVAGDLLDPASLARAARGCESVFHCAADYRLWARDPEAIHRSNVVGTRNVLAAAAEAGVTRVVYTSSVSALGLVAGEGAADEDTPVREEHLVGPYKRSKFLAQREAEEAARGGLHVVIVNPSTPVGEGDVKPTPTGRVIVDFLRGRMPAYVDSGLNLIDVRDVAEGHVLAAERGRSGERYILGNRNVSLRQLLDMLALIAGRPAPRVRLPHWIPLLAAHASEAWSRVVGGEPRVGVDAVRMSRQRMFFDASKAVRELGLPQSPVEGALARAVEWFRVHGYAP encoded by the coding sequence GTGACCGGCGGGACCGGCTTCATAGGCGCTCACGTGGTTCGAGCGCTGCTGGCGCGCGGAACGACGGTTCGTTGCCTGGTCCGCCCCTCGAGCCGCCTCGACAATCTGCGCGACCTGGACGTCGAGTTGGTCGCGGGGGACCTGCTGGATCCGGCGTCGCTGGCGCGAGCCGCGCGCGGTTGCGAGAGCGTGTTCCACTGCGCCGCCGACTATCGGCTCTGGGCCCGCGATCCCGAGGCGATCCACCGCTCCAACGTCGTCGGGACCCGCAACGTGCTCGCCGCGGCCGCGGAGGCGGGCGTGACCCGCGTGGTCTACACCAGCTCCGTCAGCGCGCTCGGCCTGGTTGCGGGGGAGGGCGCGGCCGACGAGGACACGCCGGTGCGCGAGGAGCACCTCGTCGGGCCCTACAAGAGAAGCAAGTTCCTCGCCCAGAGGGAGGCGGAGGAAGCCGCGCGTGGAGGCCTGCACGTGGTGATAGTGAACCCCTCGACCCCGGTCGGCGAGGGCGACGTCAAGCCGACCCCGACCGGCCGCGTGATCGTGGATTTCCTGCGCGGCCGGATGCCCGCGTACGTAGACTCCGGACTCAACCTGATCGACGTCCGGGACGTGGCGGAGGGGCACGTGCTCGCGGCGGAGCGAGGCCGCAGCGGCGAGCGTTACATTCTGGGAAATCGCAACGTGTCACTGCGACAGCTATTGGACATGCTGGCCCTGATCGCGGGGCGACCCGCGCCGCGCGTGCGCCTCCCCCACTGGATCCCCCTCCTCGCCGCGCACGCGTCCGAGGCCTGGTCGCGCGTAGTGGGCGGCGAACCTCGCGTAGGCGTGGACGCGGTCCGCATGTCGAGGCAGCGCATGTTTTTCGACGCGAGCAAGGCGGTGCGGGAGTTGGGATTGCCGCAGAGCCCCGTCGAAGGGGCGCTCGCCCGCGCGGTCGAGTGGTTCCGCGTGCACGGGTACGCGCCGTGA